The Methanothrix soehngenii GP6 genome has a window encoding:
- a CDS encoding DUF120 domain-containing protein, giving the protein MRGRVVGGLGQGQYYISRKGYRHQFIQKLGFVPFPGTLNIKLDEPFNPGPHQILIEGFREEERSFGECRCYKIKLNGLEGAIIRPDRSSYPPDLVEIISPLRLRDELRLDDGDIVELILQ; this is encoded by the coding sequence ATGCGGGGAAGAGTGGTGGGCGGACTGGGCCAGGGGCAGTACTATATCTCGCGAAAGGGCTATCGCCATCAGTTCATCCAGAAGCTGGGATTTGTGCCCTTTCCCGGCACGCTTAACATAAAGCTCGATGAGCCCTTCAATCCCGGTCCTCATCAGATCCTCATAGAGGGATTTCGAGAGGAGGAGAGGTCTTTTGGGGAATGCAGGTGCTATAAGATAAAATTAAATGGCCTGGAGGGGGCAATCATCCGGCCAGACAGGAGCTCTTATCCTCCGGATCTGGTGGAGATCATATCTCCCCTGCGGCTGCGGGATGAGCTGAGGCTCGATGATGGCGATATAGTGGAACTGATACTGCAATGA
- a CDS encoding PHP domain-containing protein translates to MRFDLHVHSNCSDGRDDVRTILRAAARRDLDGLSITDHDTLRGSQQAMKIIQEDKLDLILIPGAEVTTSEGHLLVLGIEDLPPRGLSPEETTDLAREQGGIAIVPHPYHPFRHAIGRIPECDAVEVYNSKHLFGIANARALIGAKRRHLPAVAGSDSHFAATVGLGVTEIEAADAFEAIEAIQAGRTRIIGKRTPPKFFIGNTFKSIYLILTTGGGRRRKA, encoded by the coding sequence ATGAGGTTTGATCTGCACGTCCATTCCAACTGCTCAGATGGACGGGACGATGTCAGGACTATTCTGAGGGCTGCCGCTCGCCGGGACCTCGACGGCCTGTCGATTACCGATCACGATACATTGAGAGGATCCCAGCAGGCGATGAAGATCATCCAAGAGGATAAGCTGGATCTGATACTCATCCCCGGAGCAGAGGTCACAACCTCAGAAGGCCATCTGCTGGTCCTGGGCATTGAGGATCTGCCTCCCAGAGGGCTCAGCCCGGAGGAGACCACAGACCTGGCCCGCGAGCAGGGAGGGATCGCTATAGTCCCCCATCCATATCACCCCTTCCGCCATGCCATCGGGCGCATACCGGAGTGCGATGCTGTGGAGGTCTACAACTCCAAGCACCTCTTCGGCATAGCCAATGCCCGGGCGCTGATCGGAGCAAAGAGGCGCCACCTTCCTGCAGTCGCAGGGAGCGACTCGCATTTTGCCGCCACTGTGGGCCTCGGAGTCACGGAGATAGAGGCAGCAGATGCATTCGAGGCGATAGAGGCCATCCAGGCGGGAAGGACAAGGATCATAGGCAAGAGAACACCTCCCAAGTTCTTCATCGGGAATACGTTCAAGTCGATATACCTGATCCTGACCACGGGAGGAGGACGAAGGAGAAAGGCCTAA
- a CDS encoding 3-isopropylmalate dehydratase large subunit: protein MATISQKILSRASGYDGMAEPGEIVEAEIDYAMSHDGTSVLAIRSFREMGSEKVWDPDRVVVPYDHIVPANNETAADLQREVRNWAREQNISHFFDCGTGVCHQVFPEQGFALPGTLLVGADSHSCTYGAFGAFGTGVGATDMAEIYSAGRLWFRVPETIGIKVEGRLAPFVSAKDIALQVIGDLGADGATYKAVEYIGPAIEGLSISGRMTLCNLGVEMGAKAAIVPPDEKTDEWLRGRARQPYTQVFSDPDSYQQQYDYDIAELEPQVAAPFRVDNVRPVSELAGLKIDQAFIGTCTNGRLEDLEAAAGILKGKKVRARTLVIPASREVLLDALKRGIIQTLVEAGAMIGPPGCGPCLGAHMGVLAEGEVCVSTSNRNFPGRMGKGGLVYLASPATVAASALQGRLAVPGVSK from the coding sequence TTGGCGACTATAAGCCAGAAGATACTCTCCCGCGCCTCCGGCTATGACGGGATGGCAGAGCCTGGGGAGATCGTGGAGGCGGAGATAGATTATGCCATGTCTCATGACGGGACATCGGTGCTGGCCATCAGATCCTTCCGGGAGATGGGGTCAGAAAAGGTTTGGGACCCGGATAGAGTGGTTGTGCCATACGATCACATCGTCCCGGCCAACAATGAGACCGCTGCCGATCTGCAAAGAGAGGTGAGAAACTGGGCCCGCGAGCAGAATATCTCCCACTTCTTCGACTGCGGCACAGGGGTCTGCCATCAGGTCTTCCCAGAGCAGGGCTTCGCCCTTCCCGGCACACTGCTGGTGGGAGCGGACTCACATTCCTGTACCTATGGCGCTTTTGGAGCCTTCGGCACAGGCGTTGGGGCAACTGACATGGCCGAGATCTACTCCGCTGGCCGGTTATGGTTCAGGGTGCCCGAGACCATAGGAATAAAGGTGGAGGGAAGACTCGCTCCATTCGTCTCTGCCAAGGACATTGCTCTCCAGGTGATAGGAGATCTGGGTGCAGATGGCGCTACCTACAAGGCGGTCGAGTATATCGGTCCCGCCATTGAAGGTCTGAGCATATCAGGAAGGATGACCCTCTGCAACCTGGGGGTGGAGATGGGGGCTAAGGCGGCCATCGTCCCGCCGGATGAGAAGACAGATGAGTGGCTCCGTGGCCGGGCGCGCCAGCCGTACACTCAGGTTTTCTCTGATCCGGATTCATACCAGCAGCAATATGATTACGATATAGCTGAGCTTGAACCCCAGGTGGCGGCCCCCTTCCGGGTGGACAACGTCCGGCCGGTCTCTGAATTGGCGGGGCTAAAGATAGATCAGGCCTTCATAGGCACCTGCACCAATGGCAGACTGGAAGACCTGGAGGCGGCTGCCGGGATACTGAAGGGGAAGAAGGTTCGAGCCAGAACCCTGGTAATACCCGCTTCAAGAGAGGTTCTGCTCGATGCGCTTAAGAGGGGAATCATCCAGACTCTGGTGGAAGCGGGTGCCATGATCGGTCCTCCGGGATGCGGTCCCTGCCTGGGAGCCCATATGGGGGTCCTGGCAGAAGGAGAGGTGTGCGTCTCCACCTCCAACCGGAACTTCCCAGGAAGAATGGGAAAAGGAGGATTGGTCTATCTGGCCAGCCCTGCTACTGTTGCCGCTTCCGCTCTCCAGGGCCGTCTGGCCGTGCCCGGGGTTTCTAAATGA